One window of the Oncorhynchus gorbuscha isolate QuinsamMale2020 ecotype Even-year linkage group LG17, OgorEven_v1.0, whole genome shotgun sequence genome contains the following:
- the LOC124001091 gene encoding coiled-coil domain-containing protein 110-like translates to MRRRSSCTPEAPLSPREGNEVEWTTPVSQHVKKTQPLLHNCNSKSGISSEKLNNVSLMKETNESEMHGASYRHSPRPFDSDCSPRCSGSGDRALGADYKSEIIFDLENTVDRLKNALVSLEEDNLSLNKKIRENMVEDRPFSTNHNVSGSTSGNNSEKMPGGHTHSPTSKLITHPVTFNMAKTYPESQRQDTPSKIEETRTREMLKMESLSLEDRCVYLEKEKQDLQRKLQKTEDYCKDCVRELKRILPKYEDLKASNKTLDKLNKQQAEENHRLVDALEAGSQAGERSRDHLAQEPNEGGSDNKVWVQLERANNLCTQLTQEKGQLEDRMASLAREVSHLTNELDMSWPELHWLGARRRSSLEGSTIRDGSTPASSGNKHPAERILDSVGKERKATSGAMAHLKEENKTLRENLKQSVKRGEEAEGGAKQLREEQAMLESCLLTVQKEKDLLQLEVRQLHQEYIELSSSISLQLRERSPVASTRILAGSHVVTDGSDSGARQQESPRQPLNSSPITREMLDGPVGREAIVHIRKRFEEEELRAQRYKNIINQNE, encoded by the exons GTTGAGTGGACCACACCAGTTTCACAGCACGTGAAGAAAACTCAGCCTCTTCTTCATAACTGTAACAGCAAATCAGGGATATCTTCAGAAAAGTTGAACAATGTTTCATTGATGAAAGAAACAAATGAATCAGAGATGCATGGAGCATCCTACAGGCATTCACCGAGGCCTTTCGACTCTGACTGCTCCCCGAGATGTAGTGGCTCAGGAGACCGAGCTCTCGGAGCAGACTACAAATCTGAGATAATATTCGATTTGGAGAATACGGTGGACAGACTGAAAAATGCTCTGGTATCACTGGAGGAGGACAACCTCAGCCTCAATAAGAAGATAAGAGAAAACATGGTAGAAGACCGCCCATTTTCGACCAATCACAATGTCTCAGGCTCAACGAGTGGCAACAATTCAGAGAAAATGCCTGGTGGTCACACTCACAGTCCCACCTCCAAACTCATTACACACCCTGTCACTTTCAACATGGCCAAAACATACCCAGAAAGTCAGAGGCAAGATACACCATCCAAGATCGAGGAGACTAGGACTAGAGAGATGCTCAAAATGGAGAGCCTGTCCTTGGAAGACAGGTGTGTTTActtggagaaagagaaacaggaCTTGCAGAGGAAGCTGCAGAAGACAGAGGACTACTGCAAAGATTGCGTCCGCGAGCTCAAGAGGATCCTACCAAAGTATGAGGACCTCAAAGCCTCGAATAAAACCCTGGATAAGCTCAACAAGCAGCAGGCTGAAGAGAACCACAGACTCGTCGACGCCCTTGAGGCCGGGAGCCAGGCAGGGGAGAGATCCAGGGATCACCTGGCTCAGGAGCCTAACGAAGGTGGTAGTGACAACAAGGTGTGGGTTCAACTAGAGAGGGCCAACAATCTCTGCACCCAGCTTACCCAGGAGAAGGGGCAGCTGGAGGACCGAATGGCCTCGCTGGCAAGGGAGGTCAGCCACCTCACGAATGAGCTGGATATGAGCTGGCCCGAGCTCCATTGGCTGGGGGCCAGGAGGAGAAGCTCCCTTGAGGGGAGCACAATAAGGGACGGCAGCACTCCGGCCTCGTCGGGCAACAAACACCCGGCCGAACGCATCCTGGACAGCGTAGGGAAAGAGCGCAAGGCCACGTCGGGCGCCATGGCCCATCTCAAAGAGGAGAACAAGACACTACGAGAGAACCTCAAACAGAGCGTCAAGAGGGGCGAGGAGGCAGAGGGCGGAGCCAAGCAGCTGAGGGAGGAGCAGGCCATGTTGGAAAGCTGCCTGCTCACGGTGCAGAAGGAGAAAGACCTGCTTCAGCTGGAGGTGCGGCAGCTCCACCAGGAGTATATCGAGCTCAGCAGTAGCATCTCGCTGCAGCTGAGAGAGAGGAGCCCCGTCGCCAGTACCAGGATATTAGCAGGGTCACATGTGGTGACTGATGGTAGTGATAGTGGAGCCAGGCAGCAAGAGAGTCCAAGGCAGCCTCTGAACAGCAGCCCTATTACCAGAGAAATGCTGGATGGCCCTGTAG GCAGAGAGGCAATTGTTCATATAAGGAAGCGTTTcgaggaggaggagctgagagCCCAGAGATACAAAAACATCATCAATCAGAATGAATGA